A single region of the Chryseobacterium sp. 6424 genome encodes:
- the truA gene encoding tRNA pseudouridine(38-40) synthase TruA codes for MRYFIEFSYSGKNYFGYQIQPNEITVQEELEKALSTILREEIKTTGAGRTDTGVHAKKIFAHFDYGHDLDAQLPYRLNSFLPPDISVKRIFKVKDDFHARFDATYRTYEYYISQEKNPFTQDAAWQMWKRTLEVGKMNEACQILFEYNDFTSFAKLHTDNKTNLCKIYKACWQQNGAELKFTISADRFLRNMVRSIVGTMVEIGNGKIPPSDLRRIIEAKNRNAAGTSAPAQGLFLVDVGYEF; via the coding sequence ATGCGATATTTCATTGAATTTTCTTACAGCGGTAAAAATTATTTCGGTTACCAGATTCAGCCTAATGAAATTACGGTGCAAGAGGAGCTTGAGAAAGCACTTTCCACCATCCTGCGAGAAGAGATTAAAACCACTGGTGCAGGCCGTACCGATACGGGCGTACATGCGAAAAAGATCTTCGCGCACTTTGATTATGGGCACGATCTTGATGCGCAGCTGCCATACCGGCTCAACAGTTTTTTGCCACCTGATATCTCAGTGAAACGCATTTTTAAGGTGAAAGATGATTTTCATGCCCGTTTTGATGCGACCTACCGAACTTATGAATATTATATTTCTCAGGAGAAGAACCCCTTCACGCAAGATGCGGCCTGGCAGATGTGGAAGCGCACGCTGGAGGTAGGAAAAATGAATGAAGCCTGCCAAATCCTTTTCGAATATAATGACTTTACAAGCTTCGCAAAACTGCATACGGATAATAAGACCAACCTCTGTAAAATCTATAAAGCTTGCTGGCAACAAAATGGTGCCGAACTGAAATTTACCATCTCCGCCGATCGCTTTCTTCGGAATATGGTACGGTCAATCGTTGGTACGATGGTAGAAATAGGAAACGGGAAAATACCACCCAGTGACCTCAGAAGGATAATTGAAGCAAAGAACCGAAATGCCGCTGGTACTTCTGCACCTGCACAAGGCCTGTTTTTGGTAGATGTTGGGTATGAGTTTTAG
- a CDS encoding ABC transporter ATP-binding protein, with amino-acid sequence MKKQSTWDIIKRLFTIGMKFRSWFVFTLLISVILSVISTYRPYLTMQIVDTDIIRLGDREQMMRHIYILIGLVFGETILNFFLVYFSNFISQNVIRDIRERLYHKLIYFRTSFFDKTAIGQLVTRAVGDVETIATVYTDGFLMVFGDILRIVFVLIMMFQVDVHLSYITLIILPLMLVITRFFQKKLRKAFGDERTWTSNQNSFVQERLSGMPIIQVFNRQQAEFKKFDSINITLKGALLRTVFIFSLFFPVVELISSLFIGFILFYGGYITISAGVVIAFIQYISMLIRPLRQIADRFNNIQRGIVGAERVLGVMDEDFALPNEGKLMKDHFEGAIEFHNVHFSYDDKQEVLKGISFKVKPGETVAIVGATGAGKSTIISLITRLYDINSGKILLDGQDLKAYELYNLRSHIGVVLQDVFLFHGTIFENLSFGDDSITLEKIKNVAKDIEVDDFIERLPGGYDYVVRERGSSISLGQRQLLSFLRAYLSDPKILILDEATSSIDHESEKLIQRATEKITKGRTSIIIAHRLSTIEKADKIIVMEHGRIVEEGKHLELLDKNGYYATLYKAQLKREVKESEK; translated from the coding sequence ATGAAGAAACAATCAACGTGGGATATTATTAAAAGGCTGTTTACCATCGGCATGAAATTCCGGTCATGGTTTGTTTTTACACTCCTCATCTCGGTGATACTTTCGGTGATTTCCACCTACCGGCCTTATCTCACGATGCAGATTGTGGATACTGATATCATTAGGCTGGGCGACCGGGAGCAGATGATGCGGCATATATACATCTTGATTGGGCTGGTATTTGGCGAAACGATCCTGAATTTCTTTCTGGTGTACTTCTCTAATTTTATTTCACAGAATGTTATCCGCGACATCCGCGAGCGTTTGTACCATAAATTGATTTATTTCCGCACTTCGTTTTTTGATAAAACTGCTATCGGGCAGTTGGTGACGCGCGCGGTAGGCGATGTAGAAACCATTGCAACGGTTTATACAGACGGTTTTCTAATGGTTTTCGGTGACATCTTGAGGATTGTTTTTGTATTAATCATGATGTTTCAGGTAGATGTGCACTTAAGTTACATCACATTGATTATTTTACCGCTGATGCTGGTTATTACCCGTTTTTTCCAGAAAAAGCTGCGCAAGGCTTTCGGTGACGAGCGTACCTGGACCTCCAACCAAAACTCTTTCGTACAGGAAAGACTTAGCGGGATGCCCATCATCCAGGTATTCAATCGCCAACAGGCGGAGTTTAAGAAGTTTGATTCCATTAATATCACACTGAAAGGCGCGCTTTTGCGTACAGTTTTTATCTTTTCGTTGTTTTTTCCGGTTGTAGAACTCATTTCGTCGCTGTTTATTGGTTTCATCCTGTTTTATGGCGGGTACATCACTATTTCGGCTGGGGTGGTTATTGCATTTATCCAATATATCTCTATGCTCATCCGGCCACTGAGGCAGATTGCCGACCGCTTTAATAATATCCAGCGTGGCATTGTAGGTGCAGAGCGTGTCTTAGGAGTGATGGATGAGGATTTCGCGCTGCCAAATGAAGGTAAATTAATGAAAGACCATTTTGAAGGCGCCATCGAATTTCACAATGTGCATTTTTCTTACGATGATAAACAGGAAGTCCTGAAAGGTATCAGTTTCAAAGTAAAGCCGGGTGAAACCGTAGCCATTGTAGGGGCCACCGGAGCCGGGAAATCTACGATTATTAGCCTGATTACCCGGCTGTATGATATTAATTCAGGGAAAATCCTGCTGGATGGGCAAGACCTGAAGGCGTATGAATTATATAACCTCCGAAGCCATATTGGTGTGGTGTTGCAGGATGTTTTTCTGTTCCACGGGACTATATTCGAGAATCTTTCATTCGGCGACGACTCCATTACGCTAGAGAAGATAAAGAATGTCGCTAAGGATATTGAAGTAGATGATTTTATTGAGCGCCTTCCTGGTGGTTATGACTATGTGGTGCGCGAGCGCGGCTCATCCATTTCGCTGGGCCAACGGCAGCTGCTTTCCTTTTTACGTGCCTATCTTTCAGATCCTAAAATTTTAATTCTGGATGAGGCTACTTCTTCCATTGATCATGAAAGTGAAAAACTAATCCAGCGTGCGACTGAAAAAATCACCAAAGGAAGAACGTCGATCATCATTGCGCACCGGCTTTCAACCATTGAAAAGGCAGATAAAATTATCGTGATGGAACATGGGAGAATCGTAGAAGAAGGCAAACACCTTGAACTGCTTGATAAAAATGGCTATTACGCCACTCTCTACAAAGCCCAGCTAAAGCGTGAAGTTAAAGAAAGCGAGAAATAA
- a CDS encoding metallophosphoesterase family protein, whose amino-acid sequence MKKILLLSDTHSYLDDRILDYAKNADEIWHCGDFGNPSVVETLGQITTLRGVYGNIDGSEIRKIFPEVLRFRCEETEVMMIHIGGYPGRYSPLAKKEIVGKAPKLFITGHSHILKAMYDEKNQLLHLNPGACGKEGWHKMRTMLRFEINCDRVENLEVIELGKK is encoded by the coding sequence ATGAAAAAGATCCTGCTGCTCTCCGACACACATTCATACCTGGATGACCGAATACTGGATTACGCCAAGAACGCCGATGAAATCTGGCATTGCGGAGATTTTGGGAATCCCTCAGTGGTCGAAACATTGGGGCAAATCACTACGCTGCGCGGGGTGTACGGGAATATTGACGGCAGCGAAATCCGTAAAATCTTCCCTGAGGTGTTGCGCTTTCGCTGCGAAGAAACGGAGGTGATGATGATACATATCGGCGGTTATCCTGGCCGCTACAGTCCGCTCGCCAAAAAAGAAATCGTAGGAAAGGCTCCTAAACTTTTCATTACAGGTCATTCGCACATCCTAAAAGCGATGTATGATGAGAAAAACCAACTGCTTCACCTGAATCCCGGCGCTTGTGGGAAAGAAGGTTGGCATAAGATGCGGACGATGCTGCGGTTCGAGATCAACTGTGACCGAGTTGAAAATCTAGAGGTTATAGAATTGGGGAAGAAATGA